In Streptomyces durocortorensis, a genomic segment contains:
- a CDS encoding CoA-acylating methylmalonate-semialdehyde dehydrogenase, translating to MTKTVNHWIGGKTVEGTSGQYGPVTDPATGAVTTRVALASVEEVDAAVAAATAAYATWGTSSLAQRTTVLFRYRALLDAHRDDIAALITAEHGKVHSDALGEVARGLEIVELACGITTQLKGELSTQVSNRVDVSSIRQSLGVVAGITPFNFPAMVPMWMFPLAIACGNTFVLKPSEKDPSAANLLAELASEAGLPDGVLNVVHGDKVAVDALLAHPDVAAVSFVGSTPIARYIHATASANGKRVQALGGAKNHMLVLPDADLDAAADAAVSAAYGSAGERCMAISAVVAVGAIGDELVAKIRERAEKIKIGPGNDPASEMGPLITAAHRDKVASYVTGAAAQGAEVVLDGTGHTVEGFEDGHWIGLSLLDKVSTDSDAYKDEIFGPVLCVLRVDTYEDGVALMNASPFGNGTAIFTRDGGAARRFQLEVEAGMVGVNVPIPVPVGYHSFGGWKDSLFGDHHIYGNDGVHFYTRGKVVTTRWPDPADAPAGVDLGFPRNH from the coding sequence ATGACGAAGACCGTCAACCACTGGATCGGCGGCAAGACAGTGGAGGGCACGTCGGGCCAGTACGGTCCCGTCACGGACCCGGCCACCGGCGCGGTCACCACGCGGGTGGCGCTCGCCTCGGTGGAGGAGGTGGACGCGGCGGTGGCCGCGGCGACGGCCGCCTACGCGACCTGGGGCACGTCCTCCCTCGCCCAGCGCACCACGGTCCTCTTCCGGTACCGCGCGCTGCTGGACGCCCACCGCGACGACATCGCCGCGCTGATCACCGCCGAGCACGGCAAGGTGCACTCGGACGCGCTGGGCGAGGTCGCCCGCGGTCTGGAGATCGTCGAGCTGGCGTGCGGGATCACCACGCAGCTCAAGGGCGAGCTGTCCACCCAGGTCTCCAACCGGGTCGACGTCTCCTCGATCCGCCAGTCGCTGGGCGTCGTCGCGGGCATCACCCCGTTCAACTTCCCGGCCATGGTGCCGATGTGGATGTTCCCGCTGGCGATCGCGTGCGGCAACACGTTCGTGCTGAAGCCCAGCGAGAAGGACCCGTCGGCCGCCAACCTGCTGGCCGAGCTGGCCTCGGAGGCCGGCCTTCCGGACGGTGTCCTGAACGTCGTCCACGGGGACAAGGTCGCGGTGGACGCCCTCCTCGCCCACCCCGACGTGGCGGCGGTCTCCTTCGTCGGCTCCACCCCCATCGCCCGCTACATCCACGCCACCGCCTCCGCCAACGGTAAGCGCGTCCAAGCGCTCGGCGGCGCGAAGAACCACATGCTGGTCCTCCCGGACGCGGACCTGGACGCGGCCGCCGACGCGGCGGTATCGGCTGCGTACGGCTCCGCCGGTGAGCGCTGCATGGCGATCTCCGCCGTCGTCGCGGTCGGCGCGATCGGCGACGAGCTGGTCGCCAAGATCCGCGAGCGCGCCGAGAAGATCAAGATCGGCCCCGGCAACGACCCCGCCTCCGAGATGGGCCCCCTGATCACCGCCGCCCACCGTGACAAGGTCGCCTCCTACGTCACGGGCGCGGCCGCCCAGGGCGCGGAGGTCGTCCTCGACGGCACGGGCCACACGGTCGAGGGCTTCGAGGACGGCCACTGGATCGGCCTGTCCCTCCTGGACAAGGTCTCCACCGACTCCGACGCGTACAAGGACGAGATCTTCGGCCCGGTGCTGTGCGTGCTCCGCGTGGACACGTACGAGGACGGCGTCGCCCTGATGAACGCCTCCCCGTTCGGCAACGGCACCGCGATCTTCACGCGTGACGGCGGCGCGGCCCGCCGCTTCCAGCTGGAGGTCGAGGCGGGCATGGTCGGCGTCAACGTCCCGATCCCGGTCCCGGTGGGCTACCACTCCTTCGGCGGCTGGAAGGACTCGCTCTTCGGCGACCACCACATCTACGGCAACGACGGCGTGCACTTCTACACCCGCGGCAAGGTCGTCACCACCCGCTGGCCCGACCCGGCCGACGCCCCGGCAGGCGTCGACCTGGGCTTCCCGCGCAACCACTGA
- the iolD gene encoding 3D-(3,5/4)-trihydroxycyclohexane-1,2-dione acylhydrolase (decyclizing) — protein MSPTSPASPTNPTGSASPASPTSPANRLCPTRRLTTAQALVAFLARQYTERDGRRQRLISATWGIFGHGNVAGIGQALVEAGGGGSGGGNGIGTGSGIAHRMPYLQGRNEQAMVHAAVGYARQSGRLSAHAVTTSIGPGATNLVTGAALATINRLPVLLLPGDTFATRPADPVLQQLEVPHAGDVSVNDCLRPVSRYFDRITRPEALIPAALQAMRVLADPAETGAVTLALPQDVQAEAYDWPQEFFAERDWHIRRPAPDALELEAAVRAVRSARRPLIVAGGGVRHSAAEETLAAFTAGTRIPVATTQAGKGVLRHDHPADVGGIGHTGTATADELARSADLVIGIGTRYTDFTTASGTLFANPNVRFLNLNITGFDAHKLAALPLVADARAGLEALTAALAGRRYRVDPAYETEYTSAKEAWEERVEASFATPDPSARPTQTQVLGLLDTLVTEDDILINAAGSLPGDLHKLWRTRSRDQYHVEYGYSCMGYEIPAAIGVLLATAAQARADRPGRPVWALVGDGTYLMNPTEIVTAVQEGLPLKLLILQNHGYASIGGLSEAVGGERFGTAYRHRDAHGGFTGPPLPVDLAANAASLGMHVLRATTVDDLRKALAEARDAEGPTCVYVETETPDTVSGPPPAQAWWDVPVAETASRPAAVKAREEYGRQVAARRRHL, from the coding sequence TTGAGCCCGACGAGTCCCGCGAGCCCGACGAATCCCACCGGCTCCGCGAGTCCCGCGAGCCCGACGAGTCCCGCGAACCGGCTCTGTCCCACCCGCCGTCTGACCACCGCTCAGGCCCTGGTCGCCTTCCTGGCCCGGCAGTACACCGAGCGCGACGGCCGCCGCCAGCGGCTCATCAGCGCCACCTGGGGCATCTTCGGCCACGGCAACGTCGCGGGCATCGGCCAGGCACTTGTGGAAGCGGGCGGCGGCGGAAGCGGAGGCGGAAACGGGATCGGGACCGGAAGCGGGATCGCGCACCGCATGCCGTACCTCCAGGGCCGCAACGAGCAGGCCATGGTGCACGCTGCCGTGGGGTACGCCCGTCAGTCCGGGCGGCTCTCGGCGCACGCGGTGACCACGTCCATCGGCCCGGGGGCCACCAACCTCGTCACCGGGGCCGCCCTCGCCACCATCAACCGCCTGCCCGTCCTGCTCCTCCCCGGCGACACGTTCGCGACCCGGCCCGCCGACCCCGTACTCCAGCAGCTCGAAGTGCCGCACGCCGGAGACGTATCGGTCAACGACTGCCTGCGCCCCGTCTCGCGCTACTTCGACCGGATCACCCGGCCCGAGGCGCTGATCCCGGCCGCCCTCCAGGCGATGCGGGTCCTCGCCGACCCCGCCGAGACCGGGGCGGTCACACTCGCGCTGCCGCAGGACGTCCAGGCGGAGGCCTACGACTGGCCGCAGGAGTTCTTCGCCGAGCGGGACTGGCACATCCGCAGGCCCGCCCCTGACGCGCTCGAACTGGAAGCGGCCGTTCGGGCGGTGCGCTCGGCCCGCCGCCCCCTGATCGTCGCGGGCGGCGGGGTCCGCCACAGCGCCGCCGAGGAGACCCTCGCCGCGTTCACCGCCGGGACCCGCATCCCGGTCGCCACCACGCAGGCTGGCAAGGGCGTACTGCGCCACGACCATCCGGCCGACGTCGGAGGCATCGGGCACACCGGCACCGCCACCGCCGACGAGCTGGCCCGCAGCGCCGACCTGGTGATCGGCATCGGCACCCGCTACACGGACTTCACCACCGCGTCCGGAACGCTCTTCGCGAACCCGAACGTCCGCTTCCTCAACCTCAACATCACCGGCTTCGACGCCCACAAGCTGGCCGCCCTCCCGCTCGTCGCCGACGCCCGCGCCGGTCTGGAGGCGCTCACGGCGGCGCTCGCCGGACGGCGGTACCGGGTCGATCCGGCGTACGAGACGGAGTACACCAGCGCGAAGGAGGCGTGGGAGGAGCGGGTCGAGGCATCGTTCGCCACCCCGGACCCCTCCGCGCGCCCCACCCAGACCCAGGTCCTCGGCCTCCTCGACACGCTCGTCACCGAGGACGACATCCTGATCAACGCGGCGGGCTCCCTCCCCGGCGATCTGCACAAGCTCTGGCGGACCCGTTCCCGCGACCAGTACCACGTCGAGTACGGCTACTCCTGCATGGGCTACGAGATCCCGGCCGCGATCGGTGTCCTGCTCGCGACCGCCGCCCAGGCCCGCGCGGACCGGCCGGGCCGCCCCGTCTGGGCGCTCGTCGGCGACGGCACGTATCTGATGAACCCCACCGAGATCGTCACCGCCGTCCAGGAGGGACTGCCGCTGAAACTGCTGATCCTCCAGAACCACGGGTACGCCTCGATCGGTGGCCTCTCCGAGGCGGTCGGCGGCGAGCGCTTCGGCACGGCCTACCGCCACCGGGACGCCCACGGAGGCTTCACCGGCCCGCCCCTCCCCGTCGACCTCGCCGCCAACGCGGCCTCCCTCGGCATGCACGTGCTGCGCGCCACCACCGTTGACGACCTGCGCAAAGCCCTCGCAGAGGCCCGCGACGCGGAGGGCCCCACTTGTGTCTACGTCGAGACCGAAACGCCCGACACAGTGTCGGGCCCCCCTCCGGCACAGGCGTGGTGGGATGTTCCGGTAGCCGAAACCGCGAGCCGCCCGGCGGCGGTCAAGGCTCGGGAGGAGTACGGCCGGCAGGTCGCCGCCCGACGCCGCCACCTGTGA
- a CDS encoding GNAT family N-acetyltransferase gives MDIRRATTATELLAAGHLFDTPPRETWATRFLAADGHLMLIAYVDGVPAGFVSGIEMLHPDKGTEMCLYELGVDEAFRRRGIGAALTRALVDTARERGCYDLWVGVERDNEAALATYRAAGAADDGDFAMLTWEFAGEDASE, from the coding sequence GTGGACATTCGCCGCGCAACGACGGCCACGGAACTCCTCGCCGCCGGCCACCTCTTCGACACCCCGCCCCGCGAGACCTGGGCCACCCGCTTCCTCGCCGCGGACGGCCATCTGATGCTGATCGCGTACGTGGACGGCGTCCCGGCGGGCTTCGTCTCGGGCATCGAGATGCTGCACCCGGACAAGGGGACGGAGATGTGCCTGTACGAACTCGGCGTCGACGAGGCGTTCCGCCGCCGGGGCATCGGCGCGGCCCTGACGCGGGCGCTCGTGGACACCGCCCGGGAGCGCGGGTGCTACGACCTGTGGGTCGGCGTGGAGCGCGACAACGAGGCGGCGCTGGCGACGTACCGGGCGGCGGGGGCGGCGGACGACGGGGACTTCGCGATGCTGACGTGGGAGTTCGCGGGGGAGGACGCTTCGGAGTAG
- the iolB gene encoding 5-deoxy-glucuronate isomerase, which yields MTTHHQHQHHLVSGSAADGPYALDIDPERAGWDRSSLRVLELEPGGVHTLVTGGSEWIVLPLTGGCTVHTAGENFELLGRESVFSGVSDFAYVPRDAQAQIASGAGGRFALAGAKCERRLPARYGPAPEVPVELRGSGTCSRQVNNFAAADTFDCDRLIAVEVLTPGGNWSSYPPHKHDEHVPGEECELEEIYYFEVEDGGLGYHRVSPSRDGGTDVLAEVRSGDAVLIPDGWHGPSIAPPGRTLYYLNVMAGPGEERAWLIRDHPDHRWIRDTWRDEPIDARLPLYTAHPSPGPEVTP from the coding sequence ATGACGACACATCACCAGCACCAGCACCACCTGGTCTCCGGCAGTGCCGCGGACGGCCCGTACGCCCTCGATATCGATCCCGAGCGGGCCGGATGGGACCGGTCAAGCCTGCGGGTGCTGGAGCTGGAGCCCGGTGGAGTTCACACGCTCGTCACCGGCGGGAGCGAATGGATCGTCCTGCCGTTGACCGGCGGCTGTACGGTGCATACAGCAGGTGAGAATTTTGAACTGCTGGGCCGGGAGAGCGTGTTCAGCGGGGTTTCCGACTTCGCGTACGTACCCCGTGACGCCCAGGCACAGATCGCCTCCGGCGCTGGAGGCCGCTTCGCCCTGGCAGGAGCGAAGTGCGAGCGACGACTCCCCGCTCGCTACGGCCCCGCGCCGGAGGTACCCGTCGAGCTGCGCGGCTCCGGCACCTGCTCGCGCCAGGTGAACAACTTCGCCGCCGCCGACACCTTCGACTGCGACCGGCTGATCGCCGTGGAGGTCCTCACCCCCGGCGGCAACTGGTCCTCGTACCCGCCCCACAAGCACGACGAGCACGTCCCGGGCGAGGAGTGCGAACTGGAGGAGATCTACTACTTCGAGGTCGAGGACGGCGGGCTCGGCTACCACCGGGTCTCCCCGTCGCGCGACGGCGGTACGGACGTCCTGGCCGAAGTCCGCAGCGGGGACGCCGTCCTCATCCCCGACGGCTGGCACGGCCCGTCCATCGCCCCGCCCGGCCGCACGCTGTACTACCTGAACGTGATGGCCGGGCCGGGGGAGGAGCGCGCCTGGCTGATCCGCGACCATCCCGACCACCGCTGGATCCGCGACACCTGGCGAGACGAGCCGATCGACGCCAGACTCCCGCTGTACACGGCGCATCCGTCGCCCGGCCCGGAGGTAACACCTTGA
- a CDS encoding alpha/beta fold hydrolase — METPTARWRRLLPRTPGRWAAAGAALAVLVGGGTFSAVADDGSPAVQREDRTLRMDGVPVDTSYFYGEGSGKRPAVLIGHGFGGSKDDVRAQAEKLAADGYAVLTWSARGFGKSGGKISLNDPENEVRDVSRLIDWLAGRPEVELDGKGDPRVGLTGASYGGAVSLLAAGHDERVDAIAPVITYWNLADALFPEGVFKKLWAGIFITTGGGCEKFEQRLCEMYERVAVSGKPDAEAVKLLAERSPSAVADRIKVPSLLLQGQSDSLFPLGHADAMQKAISANGAPVSVDWISGGHDGGDSETSRVEGRVGAWFDRHLKEESGTDTGPVFRVTRTGGLDSTDGAALLRGASSDTYPGLRSGGRDLALGGGTKTFRNPAGSSPPAISAVPGIGGGLAQLSSLGVGLSLDFPGQFGRFESAPLDTSVRVTGTPTVKVNVTASGGRDAVLFGKVYDVSPDGRQQVLPHQLVAPYRITPDQQGKPLELALPAVDHEFDAGHRLRLVFSATDLGYASPAEPATYTVTADGPLTIPTAPAVRTAAAALPWWTWGLPTAALVIAAGLLLTARRRTATPAPDPELADVPLQITGLSKKYAKSVDRYAVRELSFRVEKGQVLGLLGPNGAGKTTTLRMLMGLISPDEGEIRVFGQAIRPGAPVLSRVGAFVEGAGFLPHLSGRANLDLYWQATGRPAEDARIDEALEIAGLGDALARAVRTYSQGMRQRLAIAQAMLGMPDLLILDEPTNGLDPPQIREMRDVMIRYAAGGRTVIVSSHLLSEVEQSCTHLVVMDRGRLVQAGPVAEITGSGDMLLVSVAEEVSEPLAEKVAALPGIGSAVRTDDGRGLLVRLDGATTSRLVADLVRLDVPVTGVGPHRRLEDAFLTLISGGAA, encoded by the coding sequence ATGGAGACCCCTACTGCTCGATGGCGGCGCCTGCTGCCCCGCACCCCCGGCCGGTGGGCCGCGGCCGGCGCCGCGCTCGCCGTGCTCGTGGGCGGTGGCACCTTCAGCGCCGTCGCCGACGACGGCTCGCCCGCCGTGCAGCGCGAGGACCGGACGCTGCGGATGGACGGGGTGCCGGTCGACACCTCGTACTTCTACGGAGAAGGGTCCGGCAAGCGGCCCGCCGTACTCATCGGGCACGGCTTCGGCGGCAGCAAGGACGACGTACGGGCCCAGGCCGAGAAGCTGGCCGCCGACGGGTACGCGGTGCTGACCTGGTCCGCGCGCGGCTTCGGGAAGTCCGGCGGGAAGATCTCCCTCAACGACCCGGAGAACGAGGTCAGGGATGTCTCCCGGCTCATCGACTGGCTGGCCGGGCGGCCCGAGGTCGAGCTCGACGGGAAGGGCGACCCGCGGGTCGGCCTCACCGGAGCCTCCTACGGCGGGGCCGTGTCCCTGCTGGCCGCCGGGCACGACGAGCGCGTCGACGCCATCGCGCCGGTGATCACCTACTGGAACCTCGCCGACGCCCTCTTCCCCGAAGGGGTTTTCAAGAAGCTCTGGGCCGGGATCTTCATCACCACCGGCGGCGGCTGCGAGAAGTTCGAGCAGCGGCTCTGCGAGATGTACGAGCGGGTCGCCGTCAGCGGCAAGCCCGACGCCGAGGCGGTGAAGCTGCTCGCAGAGCGGTCGCCGTCCGCCGTCGCCGACCGCATCAAGGTTCCCTCGCTCCTCCTCCAGGGGCAGTCCGACTCCCTCTTCCCGCTCGGCCACGCCGACGCCATGCAGAAGGCCATCAGCGCCAACGGCGCGCCCGTCTCCGTCGACTGGATCTCCGGCGGGCACGACGGCGGCGACAGCGAGACGAGCCGCGTCGAGGGGCGCGTCGGGGCCTGGTTCGACCGGCACCTGAAGGAGGAGAGCGGCACCGACACCGGGCCCGTCTTCCGGGTCACCCGGACCGGAGGCCTCGACTCCACCGACGGCGCCGCCCTGTTGCGCGGGGCGAGCAGCGACACCTACCCCGGGCTGCGCAGCGGCGGCCGCGACCTCGCGCTCGGCGGTGGGACGAAGACCTTCCGCAACCCGGCCGGCTCCTCGCCGCCCGCCATCTCCGCCGTGCCGGGCATCGGCGGCGGACTCGCCCAGCTCTCCTCCCTCGGCGTCGGGCTCTCGCTCGACTTCCCCGGGCAGTTCGGCCGCTTCGAGTCCGCCCCGCTCGACACCTCCGTACGCGTCACCGGCACACCGACCGTCAAGGTCAACGTGACGGCGAGCGGCGGCCGGGACGCGGTGCTCTTCGGCAAGGTGTACGACGTGTCGCCGGACGGCAGGCAGCAGGTGCTGCCCCACCAGCTCGTCGCCCCCTACCGGATCACCCCCGACCAGCAGGGCAAGCCCCTCGAACTGGCCCTGCCCGCCGTGGACCACGAGTTCGACGCCGGACACCGGCTGCGGCTGGTGTTCTCCGCGACCGACCTCGGCTACGCGTCCCCGGCCGAGCCCGCCACGTACACCGTGACCGCCGACGGACCGCTGACCATCCCCACCGCGCCCGCCGTGCGGACCGCGGCCGCCGCGCTCCCGTGGTGGACCTGGGGCCTTCCCACCGCCGCCCTCGTCATCGCGGCCGGTCTGCTGCTCACGGCCCGCCGCCGTACCGCGACGCCCGCGCCGGACCCCGAACTCGCCGACGTACCACTCCAGATCACCGGGCTCTCGAAGAAGTACGCGAAGTCCGTCGACCGGTACGCCGTGCGCGAGCTGTCCTTCCGCGTCGAGAAGGGGCAGGTGCTCGGGCTGCTGGGGCCGAACGGCGCGGGCAAGACGACGACCCTGCGCATGCTCATGGGGCTCATCAGCCCCGACGAGGGCGAGATCCGCGTCTTCGGGCAGGCCATCCGGCCCGGCGCACCCGTGCTCTCCCGGGTCGGGGCGTTCGTGGAGGGGGCCGGGTTCCTGCCGCACCTCTCCGGGCGCGCCAACCTCGACCTGTACTGGCAGGCCACCGGCCGCCCCGCCGAGGACGCCCGCATCGACGAGGCCCTGGAGATCGCCGGACTCGGAGACGCGCTGGCCCGTGCCGTACGGACGTACTCCCAGGGCATGCGGCAGCGGCTCGCCATCGCGCAGGCCATGCTCGGCATGCCGGACCTGCTCATCCTCGACGAGCCGACCAACGGGCTCGACCCGCCGCAGATCCGTGAGATGCGGGACGTGATGATCCGTTACGCGGCCGGGGGCCGGACCGTCATCGTCTCCAGCCACCTGCTCTCCGAGGTCGAGCAGTCCTGCACCCACCTGGTCGTCATGGACCGGGGCCGGCTCGTCCAGGCGGGTCCGGTCGCCGAGATCACCGGCTCCGGCGACATGCTCCTGGTGAGCGTGGCGGAGGAGGTGTCCGAGCCGCTGGCGGAGAAGGTCGCCGCCCTGCCCGGCATCGGCTCCGCCGTCCGCACCGACGACGGGCGCGGGCTCCTCGTCCGCCTCGACGGGGCCACCACCTCACGGCTCGTCGCCGACCTCGTCCGGCTCGACGTCCCGGTCACCGGCGTCGGACCCCACCGCCGCCTGGAGGACGCCTTCCTCACCCTGATCTCCGGAGGAGCAGCATGA
- the iolC gene encoding 5-dehydro-2-deoxygluconokinase, with the protein MPEPYDVITMGRIGVDLYPLEIGVPLARVETFGKFLGGSPTNVAVAAARLGRRTAVITRTGEDAFGEYLHQELREFGVDDRWVTAVAEYPTPVTFCEIFPPDDFPLYFYRQPKAPDLEIHAPELDLDAVRDARIFWMTGTGLSAEPSRSATLAALRARGAGSPPGPPHIATVFDLDWRPMFWEGGDDSTEAPARYREALAHATVAVGNVDECAIATGEREPYAAARALLAAGVELAVVKQGPEGVLAVHRDGTAAACPPLPVDVVNGLGAGDAFGGALCHGLLAGWPLDRIVRYANAAGAIVASRLACSPAMPFPHEVEQALVPEAPGPEASASEVPGPVISGPEASASEAPATGAGS; encoded by the coding sequence ATGCCTGAGCCGTACGACGTGATCACCATGGGGCGGATCGGGGTGGACCTCTACCCGCTGGAGATCGGGGTGCCGCTCGCCCGGGTCGAGACGTTCGGCAAGTTCCTCGGCGGTTCCCCCACGAACGTGGCGGTGGCGGCGGCCCGGCTGGGGCGGCGGACGGCGGTCATCACCCGTACGGGGGAGGACGCCTTCGGGGAGTATCTCCACCAGGAGCTCAGGGAGTTCGGGGTGGACGACCGGTGGGTGACGGCGGTGGCGGAATATCCGACGCCGGTCACGTTCTGCGAGATCTTCCCGCCGGACGACTTCCCGCTCTACTTCTACCGTCAGCCCAAGGCGCCCGATCTGGAGATCCACGCGCCGGAACTCGACCTCGACGCGGTGCGCGATGCCCGGATCTTCTGGATGACGGGCACCGGGCTCAGCGCCGAGCCCAGCCGTTCCGCGACGCTGGCCGCCCTCCGGGCCCGCGGCGCCGGCAGTCCGCCGGGCCCGCCGCACATCGCGACCGTGTTCGACCTCGACTGGCGGCCCATGTTCTGGGAGGGCGGCGACGACAGTACGGAGGCGCCCGCGCGGTACCGGGAAGCGCTGGCACACGCCACGGTCGCCGTCGGCAACGTCGACGAGTGCGCGATCGCGACCGGTGAGCGCGAACCGTACGCCGCCGCCCGTGCCCTGCTCGCGGCCGGGGTGGAGCTCGCCGTCGTCAAACAGGGCCCCGAGGGCGTGCTCGCCGTCCACCGTGACGGCACGGCCGCCGCTTGCCCGCCGCTGCCGGTGGACGTGGTCAACGGCCTCGGCGCCGGGGACGCGTTCGGAGGCGCGCTCTGCCACGGGCTGCTCGCGGGGTGGCCGCTCGACCGCATCGTGCGGTACGCGAACGCGGCCGGGGCCATCGTCGCATCCCGCCTCGCCTGTTCGCCCGCGATGCCGTTCCCGCACGAGGTCGAACAGGCCCTCGTGCCCGAGGCTCCCGGCCCCGAGGCTTCCGCCTCCGAGGTTCCGGGTCCCGTGATTTCCGGCCCCGAGGCTTCTGCCTCCGAGGCCCCCGCCACCGGAGCGGGCTCATGA
- a CDS encoding DUF4291 domain-containing protein, producing MNTQPLPPRYEIRAQHTASTVTVYQAYRPDIGLPAARDGRFPAAWKRDRMTWIKPSFLWMMYRCGWGTKEGQEVVLAVEIERSGLEWALAHAELSHYVRDVHPDERSWKRSLRTAPARVQWDPERDLDLNPLPYRSLQLGLSGEAARRYADEWTVAVRDVTPLAREVHAAVRAGERERAAALLPVETPLDLAAPRPVRPAGDIAV from the coding sequence ATGAACACCCAGCCCCTCCCGCCCCGTTACGAGATCCGCGCCCAGCACACCGCCTCGACCGTCACCGTCTACCAGGCGTACCGGCCCGACATCGGGCTGCCCGCCGCACGGGACGGGCGGTTTCCCGCCGCCTGGAAGCGGGACCGGATGACCTGGATCAAGCCCAGCTTCCTGTGGATGATGTACCGCTGCGGCTGGGGCACCAAGGAGGGGCAGGAGGTCGTCCTCGCCGTCGAGATCGAGCGGAGCGGCCTGGAATGGGCCCTCGCGCACGCCGAACTCTCCCACTACGTACGCGATGTGCACCCCGACGAGCGGTCCTGGAAGCGGAGCCTGCGCACCGCCCCCGCCCGGGTCCAGTGGGACCCCGAGCGCGACCTGGACCTGAACCCGCTCCCGTACCGCTCCCTCCAGCTCGGGCTGAGCGGCGAGGCCGCCCGGCGGTACGCGGACGAGTGGACCGTGGCCGTCCGCGACGTCACCCCGCTCGCGCGCGAGGTGCACGCGGCGGTCCGGGCGGGGGAGCGGGAGCGGGCCGCCGCCCTGCTGCCGGTGGAGACACCGCTCGACCTGGCCGCGCCACGCCCCGTGCGGCCCGCCGGGGACATCGCGGTGTGA
- a CDS encoding Cgl0159 family (beta/alpha)8-fold protein encodes MSAAAVSVSELVRLRAERPEAVAEAAARRKRRPLLRTTGDRLVIIAADHPARGALAVGDRALAMANRFELLERLCLALSRPGVDGVLASADVLDDLLLLGALEDKVVMGSMNRGGLAGAAFELDDRFTGHRPEDLVRHGFDAGKLLLRIDHDDPGSLDTLHSAARAIDAMAAHRLPVFVEPFLCRRVDGRLRNDLGAAAVATSIAIASGLAGTSAYTWLKVPVTENPDDMGRVMEASTLPAVLLGGEVGGDPEAAYEKWRTALRLPTVRGLVVGRSLLYPVGGDVARAVDTAVSL; translated from the coding sequence ATGAGCGCTGCCGCGGTCTCCGTTTCCGAGCTCGTCCGGCTGCGTGCCGAGCGCCCCGAAGCGGTGGCCGAAGCCGCCGCGCGGCGGAAGCGGCGCCCTCTGCTCCGCACCACCGGCGACCGGTTGGTGATCATCGCGGCCGACCACCCCGCACGTGGCGCGCTCGCCGTCGGGGACCGGGCCCTGGCCATGGCCAACCGGTTCGAGCTGCTGGAGCGGCTCTGCCTCGCCCTCTCCCGCCCCGGCGTCGACGGTGTCCTCGCCTCCGCCGACGTCCTGGACGACCTGCTCCTCCTCGGCGCCCTGGAGGACAAGGTCGTCATGGGGTCGATGAACCGGGGCGGGCTGGCCGGCGCGGCGTTCGAGCTCGACGACCGGTTCACCGGCCACCGCCCCGAGGACCTGGTCCGCCACGGGTTCGACGCGGGGAAGCTGCTGCTGCGCATCGACCACGACGACCCCGGTTCGTTGGACACCCTGCACTCCGCCGCCCGGGCCATCGACGCCATGGCCGCGCACCGGCTGCCCGTCTTCGTCGAGCCGTTCCTCTGCCGCCGCGTCGACGGCCGCCTCCGCAACGACCTCGGGGCCGCCGCCGTGGCGACCTCCATCGCCATCGCGTCGGGCCTCGCCGGGACGTCCGCGTACACCTGGCTGAAGGTCCCCGTCACCGAGAACCCCGACGACATGGGTCGGGTCATGGAGGCCTCCACGCTGCCCGCCGTCCTGCTCGGCGGCGAGGTCGGCGGCGATCCGGAAGCCGCGTACGAGAAGTGGCGCACCGCGCTGCGGCTGCCCACCGTGCGGGGCCTCGTCGTCGGGCGCTCGCTGCTCTACCCGGTCGGCGGGGACGTGGCGCGTGCCGTCGACACCGCTGTATCGCTCTGA